From the Fusobacterium ulcerans ATCC 49185 genome, the window TCTATTCCATAGAGTTCAACAGTTTCTTCATAACTGCTTGTTCCTATATCAATAGTAAGTTCTGACATTTTTGGAAGCCTATTTTTTTCTTCATCAGTCATAAAGTGAGGTGGTTTAGATGTAACTATTCCTTTGATATATTCTCCCTTATTATTTTTGATAACAACAGCACTGGCAGGAACATTTCCTACATGCCATCCCCCCAAAGTAAGGAAGCTGATAGACCCATTTCTATTAATATTTTCTACTATAAATCCTACTTCATCAGTATGACAATCTAATGCCACTGTTGGTATAGTTGTATCTCTTTCTTCAAGCCCCATATATAGATTATTTATTGAATCTCTTTCAGAACTTAGAAAATTTATCTCTTTTTTTATTTTTTCAATAACCTCATCTTCAAAACCGGGAGCTCCAAAAGTATTTGTCAGTTCCTCAATCATCTTAATAAGTTTTTTCATTTGATTATGCCTCCATCTTTAATTTTGCTGATTTATTTTTTAAAACTTAATTCATCAAAGTTAATGTAACTTGTTGCTTTTACCCCTTCTATTCCCTTTACAGCTGCTACTGTATTATTAGAATAGTACATAGGAATAACTGGTACATCATCATAAATTATTTCTGCAACTTGTTTGTATAATTCTTTTCTTTTATTTTGATCTACTTCTTTTTTAGCTTCATCCAATAATTTATCCATTGCTGGATTTACATATTGTGATCTGTTTCCTGCTCCACCTAATTGAGAACTGTGAAAATTAGGGTAGAATCCATAATCTCCATCATATGTAGATGGTCCCCATCCAAGTGTGAACATATCTAGATCTCCTCTACCTGTTGCAGCTAGGAAAGTTCCCCACTCTAGAGATTCAATAGATACATCTATCCCTACTTCTTTCAATTGAGCTTGAATTATTTCACACATTTGCATTCTTACAGGACTGTTGCTTACTCCAAGACTTAATTTAGTTCCTGTTAATCCTTTTTCTTGAATTATTCTCTTTGCCTCTTCTGGATTATATTCTAAAACTTTTGAATCAGGACTGTATCCAAATGTTCCTGGAGCTATGAAGCTGTTAGCTTTATCTACTGTTCCCATCATTATACTGTTGATAATGTCATCTCTGTTTATTGCCATTGCTATTGCTCTTCTTACATCTCTATCTTTTAAAACACCTTTATCTGTATTTATTCCTACATAGTTTACAGATATTCCGCTTGATTCAAGATAATTTATTTTATCTTTATTATCTAAAACTATTTTTCTTGATTCTGCACCAAGATCAGCAGTCATATCAATTTCACCAGTTTCAAGCCCTATAACTCTGCTGTTTTCTTCTGGTACTGCTCTTACTACTATATATTTTATAGCTGGTTCCCCTTTAAAATATTCAGGGAATGCTTCTAAAGTTATTCTGTCTCCTATTTTCCAGTCTTTATATTTATATGGACCAGTTCCAACAGGATTTTCAAAATATTTATTTCCTTTTTCAGCATAATATTTTTCACTTATTATAGATGCTGTCTTGTGGCTCAAGTGAGCTAATAACGGAGCAAAAGGCTCGCTAGTTATAATTTTTACTGTATTATCATCTACAACTTCTACATTACTTATTAACTTGTATAAATGTCCTACTTTTGGTAACTCTTTAGCTCTTTCAATAGTAAATTTTACATCATTTGCTGTAAATTTTTCCCCATTATGAAATTTTACATTTTCATTAAGATGGAATAAAAGAGTATTGTCATCTATTCTTTCCCAGCTTTTTGCCAGTCCAGGTACTATTTCTCCTGTCATCTCATCTACTTCTACAAGTCTGTCATAAAGTACATTTATTATTCTTTGAGAATACTGCTCTGTTGTATCTTGTGGATCTAAAGTTT encodes:
- a CDS encoding ABC transporter substrate-binding protein codes for the protein MKKRILILLSCLLSFLLVSCGGSKTAEKSAAAPKDTLVFAQISECKTLDPQDTTEQYSQRIINVLYDRLVEVDEMTGEIVPGLAKSWERIDDNTLLFHLNENVKFHNGEKFTANDVKFTIERAKELPKVGHLYKLISNVEVVDDNTVKIITSEPFAPLLAHLSHKTASIISEKYYAEKGNKYFENPVGTGPYKYKDWKIGDRITLEAFPEYFKGEPAIKYIVVRAVPEENSRVIGLETGEIDMTADLGAESRKIVLDNKDKINYLESSGISVNYVGINTDKGVLKDRDVRRAIAMAINRDDIINSIMMGTVDKANSFIAPGTFGYSPDSKVLEYNPEEAKRIIQEKGLTGTKLSLGVSNSPVRMQMCEIIQAQLKEVGIDVSIESLEWGTFLAATGRGDLDMFTLGWGPSTYDGDYGFYPNFHSSQLGGAGNRSQYVNPAMDKLLDEAKKEVDQNKRKELYKQVAEIIYDDVPVIPMYYSNNTVAAVKGIEGVKATSYINFDELSFKK